One Nitrospina watsonii DNA segment encodes these proteins:
- the queA gene encoding tRNA preQ1(34) S-adenosylmethionine ribosyltransferase-isomerase QueA: MNISDFDFHLPEALIAQEPAAKRDASRLLVVSRETGALEHKTFPDFPDCLTGDPLLVFNNTRVFPAKLLGRRADNGKPVEWLLVRRDADTTWLVLTRGLARLKPKQEFLFGERLTAVFEGVAEDMARVRFSSNEVLQETLERDGRMPLPHYIKRNATDDSTQAERDRERYQTVFAQQEGAIAAPTAGLHFTEKMMDTLQKKAEVAFLTLHVGPGTFQPVRTERVTEHQMKKEFYRIPVNTWNRIHAAKSQRRPVLAVGTTSTRVLESVQFDSPVTEDVEGWTDRFLYPGQPFRNVDRLLTNFHLPRSTLFLLVCAFAGKERMENAYQEAVAEKYRFFSYGDAMLIV, translated from the coding sequence ATGAACATATCTGACTTTGACTTCCATCTTCCCGAAGCTCTGATCGCTCAGGAACCCGCGGCAAAACGAGACGCCTCCCGTCTGCTGGTGGTGTCCCGCGAAACCGGTGCGCTCGAACATAAAACCTTTCCGGACTTTCCGGATTGCCTGACCGGCGATCCGCTTCTGGTCTTCAACAACACGCGTGTCTTTCCCGCAAAATTACTGGGGCGGCGGGCCGACAACGGCAAGCCGGTGGAGTGGTTGCTGGTGCGCCGGGACGCGGACACGACCTGGCTGGTGTTGACGCGCGGTTTGGCCCGGTTGAAACCCAAACAGGAGTTCCTCTTTGGAGAGCGGCTGACGGCCGTCTTCGAAGGCGTGGCTGAAGACATGGCACGGGTTCGCTTTTCCAGTAACGAAGTGTTGCAGGAAACGTTGGAGCGGGATGGCCGCATGCCGCTGCCGCATTACATCAAACGCAATGCGACCGATGACAGCACGCAGGCCGAACGCGATCGGGAACGCTACCAGACGGTGTTCGCCCAGCAGGAAGGCGCCATTGCCGCGCCGACGGCGGGTCTGCACTTTACGGAAAAAATGATGGACACGTTGCAGAAAAAAGCGGAGGTGGCTTTTTTAACGCTGCACGTCGGCCCCGGCACGTTCCAGCCGGTGCGTACGGAACGGGTGACGGAGCATCAAATGAAAAAGGAGTTTTACCGGATCCCCGTGAACACGTGGAACCGCATTCATGCCGCCAAAAGCCAGAGGAGGCCGGTTTTGGCGGTGGGCACCACCAGCACGCGGGTGTTGGAATCGGTCCAGTTCGACTCCCCGGTGACCGAGGACGTGGAAGGCTGGACGGACCGGTTTTTGTACCCGGGACAGCCCTTCCGCAACGTGGACCGGCTCCTGACCAATTTCCACCTGCCCCGCTCAACGCTGTTCCTGCTGGTCTGCGCCTTCGCCGGCAAAGAGCGGATGGAGAACGCTTATCAGGAAGCCGTCGCCGAAAAATACCGGTTTTTTAGTTACGGAGACGCGATGCTGATTGTGTGA
- a CDS encoding cytochrome c family protein, which yields MGATKCDGSCHDPYYQAWKNSPHGKTYELLKAGVRPDAKKEAGLDPEKDYTTDPACLRCHTTGYRQRGGFIPQGTMYKGRDVSSRIDPTEPNFEQVGCEMCHSVAGGSQFRVVMKNTKGDFKKSDIEKYGKRWDYKNVCNRCHGHNQSPHKGDKMDAEKALGTAAIHDWKKYLSEDNADQDIVKDGKVKDREKETAVSQEKSIVIENWKIHKGKLRFLKDGRAYDYRKDKVFYK from the coding sequence GTGGGTGCGACGAAATGTGACGGAAGCTGTCATGACCCTTATTATCAGGCATGGAAAAACTCACCCCATGGCAAAACTTACGAGTTGTTGAAGGCGGGGGTCCGGCCCGATGCCAAGAAAGAGGCGGGGCTTGATCCGGAGAAGGATTATACCACCGATCCGGCTTGCCTGCGCTGCCACACCACCGGTTACCGTCAGCGCGGCGGTTTCATCCCGCAGGGGACGATGTACAAGGGACGGGATGTCAGCAGCCGTATCGATCCGACGGAACCGAATTTTGAGCAGGTGGGTTGCGAGATGTGTCACTCCGTAGCCGGCGGTTCTCAGTTCCGCGTCGTCATGAAAAACACCAAGGGTGATTTCAAAAAATCCGACATCGAGAAATACGGCAAGCGCTGGGACTACAAAAACGTGTGCAACCGGTGCCACGGTCATAACCAAAGTCCTCACAAGGGCGATAAGATGGATGCCGAGAAGGCGCTTGGCACCGCGGCCATTCATGATTGGAAAAAGTATCTCTCCGAAGACAATGCCGATCAGGATATTGTGAAAGACGGCAAGGTGAAAGATCGAGAGAAGGAAACTGCGGTATCTCAGGAAAAATCCATTGTGATCGAGAACTGGAAGATTCACAAGGGCAAGCTCCGTTTCCTCAAAGACGGGCGGGCTTATGACTACCGCAAAGATAAAGTTTTCTATAAATAG
- a CDS encoding nucleotide sugar dehydrogenase — MEAAVGDFAKKIVCIGAGYVGGPTMAVIAHHCPEYRVTVVDISREKIALWNSEQLPIYEPGLYERVAKARGHNLFFSTEIDKEISEADIVFVTVNTPTKTYGEGAGRTVDLQFIEQTARRIKANAGSDTIVVEKSTIPVRAAETLRRILHSGNDGVHFEILSNPEFMAEGTAVRDMEQPDRILVGSMDTPSGLKARDELTKIYEHWVPAERILTTNLWSSELSKLVANAFLAQRISSINSISALCEMTEADVTQVGHAVGMDSRIGAKFLNAGVGFGGSCFRKDLLNLIYLCEHYGLHPVAEFWQKVVDINDFQMQRFVHRMITAMFNSVVGKKIAIFGFAFKPDTGDTRDAPAIHICRSLLEERAWLSITDPYALDNARKDLEGFPGEIDYGTDPYEAVKGAHAIALLTEWENYRGLDYKKIYESMEKPAFLFDGRNHLDHDALFDIGFNVYGVGKPAREHFD, encoded by the coding sequence ATGGAGGCGGCTGTGGGGGATTTCGCTAAAAAAATTGTCTGCATCGGAGCCGGGTACGTGGGTGGGCCGACCATGGCCGTCATTGCCCATCATTGCCCGGAATACCGGGTTACGGTGGTGGATATTTCGCGCGAGAAGATCGCCCTGTGGAACTCCGAGCAGTTGCCGATCTACGAGCCGGGCCTGTATGAACGGGTTGCCAAAGCCCGCGGGCACAATCTGTTTTTTTCCACTGAGATCGATAAGGAAATCAGCGAAGCGGATATCGTCTTCGTCACCGTCAACACCCCGACCAAGACCTACGGAGAAGGTGCGGGGCGGACGGTGGATTTGCAGTTCATCGAGCAGACCGCACGCCGTATCAAGGCCAATGCGGGTTCCGATACCATCGTCGTCGAGAAAAGCACCATCCCCGTGCGCGCCGCCGAAACCCTGCGCCGCATCCTGCACTCCGGCAACGACGGCGTGCATTTCGAAATCCTGTCCAATCCCGAGTTCATGGCGGAAGGCACCGCTGTCCGCGATATGGAGCAGCCTGACCGCATCCTGGTCGGCTCGATGGACACGCCGAGCGGTTTGAAGGCACGCGACGAACTCACCAAAATTTATGAGCACTGGGTGCCCGCCGAACGGATTCTCACCACCAATCTGTGGAGCAGCGAGTTGTCGAAACTGGTGGCCAACGCGTTTCTGGCGCAGCGCATCTCTTCGATCAACAGCATTTCGGCCTTGTGTGAAATGACGGAAGCCGACGTCACCCAGGTGGGCCACGCAGTGGGCATGGACTCGCGCATTGGCGCTAAATTCCTGAATGCCGGGGTGGGGTTCGGCGGCTCCTGTTTCCGCAAGGACCTGCTCAACCTCATTTACCTGTGCGAGCATTACGGCTTGCACCCGGTGGCGGAGTTCTGGCAGAAGGTGGTGGACATCAACGATTTTCAGATGCAGCGCTTCGTGCACCGCATGATCACCGCCATGTTCAATTCCGTGGTCGGCAAGAAGATTGCGATTTTCGGCTTTGCCTTCAAGCCCGATACCGGTGACACGCGCGACGCCCCGGCCATCCACATCTGCCGCTCACTGCTGGAAGAACGCGCCTGGCTCAGTATTACCGATCCGTATGCGCTCGACAATGCCCGTAAGGATCTGGAAGGATTCCCCGGCGAGATCGATTATGGGACCGACCCCTACGAGGCGGTGAAGGGGGCGCATGCGATTGCGTTGTTGACGGAATGGGAAAACTACCGCGGGCTCGATTACAAAAAAATCTACGAGAGCATGGAAAAACCCGCCTTTCTCTTCGACGGACGCAACCACCTCGATCACGATGCCCTGTTCGACATCGGGTTCAACGTGTACGGGGTGGGCAAACCCGCCCGCGAACACTTCGATTGA
- a CDS encoding RidA family protein, with amino-acid sequence MTKQAIHTDEAPAAIGPYQQAIRAGQFVFTSGQIALDPQSGEFLEGEIEEETERTLKNLGAILKAAGLGFENVVKVTVYLDDMNYFTRMNAVYEKYFATGKPARACVQVAALPKGAKVEMDAIALAD; translated from the coding sequence ATGACTAAGCAGGCCATCCACACCGACGAAGCTCCGGCGGCCATCGGCCCGTACCAGCAGGCCATCCGCGCCGGGCAGTTTGTATTCACCTCAGGGCAGATTGCGCTGGACCCGCAGTCGGGCGAATTTCTGGAAGGTGAAATTGAGGAGGAAACCGAACGCACGCTGAAAAACCTCGGCGCCATCCTGAAAGCCGCCGGACTGGGATTTGAGAATGTGGTGAAAGTGACGGTCTATCTGGACGACATGAACTATTTCACGCGCATGAACGCGGTGTATGAGAAGTATTTCGCCACCGGCAAACCGGCGCGCGCCTGTGTGCAGGTGGCGGCGTTGCCGAAAGGCGCGAAGGTGGAAATGGACGCCATCGCGCTGGCGGACTGA
- the recO gene encoding DNA repair protein RecO, which translates to MPLYRTQALVLRSMNLGDADKLVTLFTRDFGKVKVVAKAARRIKSRFGACLEPMTHLSLIYFGKEHQDLYRLNQCDIVRSFQKVREHPQKFYTGIYFVELSESLIGEAHPEIPIFDLLANALAKVEGPGDLETLCRLYEMRIMALAGYTPRLRHCIQCRKEPQSRWVGFSYTRHGILCESCQEQTVLEVRIQNGTLNYLRKLLTLDIQHADRLKIPKGSEDEIESITHRLILARLGRELKSYPFIKTMAV; encoded by the coding sequence ATGCCGTTGTATAGAACCCAGGCCCTCGTCCTGCGCAGCATGAATCTCGGCGACGCCGACAAGCTCGTCACCCTGTTCACCCGCGATTTCGGCAAGGTCAAGGTGGTGGCAAAGGCCGCCCGCCGCATCAAAAGCCGCTTCGGCGCCTGCCTGGAACCGATGACCCATCTGTCGCTCATCTACTTCGGCAAAGAGCATCAGGATCTCTATCGCCTGAACCAGTGCGACATCGTGCGCTCGTTCCAGAAAGTCCGCGAGCATCCGCAGAAATTTTACACGGGCATTTATTTTGTGGAGTTGTCAGAAAGCTTGATCGGCGAGGCCCATCCGGAGATCCCTATTTTCGACCTGCTGGCAAACGCCCTCGCCAAGGTCGAAGGGCCGGGCGACCTGGAAACGCTGTGCCGGCTGTATGAGATGCGCATCATGGCGCTTGCAGGCTACACGCCGCGGTTGCGGCATTGCATTCAATGCCGCAAAGAGCCACAATCACGCTGGGTGGGGTTCAGCTACACGCGCCACGGCATTCTGTGCGAGTCCTGCCAGGAACAGACCGTGCTGGAAGTCCGCATTCAAAACGGCACGCTGAACTATCTTAGAAAACTTTTGACGCTCGACATCCAACACGCCGACCGTTTGAAAATCCCCAAAGGCAGCGAAGACGAAATCGAGTCCATCACACATCGTCTGATTCTGGCGCGTCTGGGTCGGGAGTTGAAATCCTATCCATTTATAAAGACAATGGCAGTTTGA
- a CDS encoding methylated-DNA--[protein]-cysteine S-methyltransferase yields the protein MQPVPKKPISIKNLYYAMLESPVGLLGIAATDQGICNIRAAQNSERQFVRYLDEVYARPAGHNPKRLQPALDQLTAYFEGRLTEFDCRLDISSGTPFQQQVWQQLQTIPFGETRSYGWLAEQLSNPQAHRAVGNANGRNPVPIIIPCHRVIQANGNLGGYTGGLHIKEFLLDLEHARHAVV from the coding sequence ATGCAACCTGTCCCGAAAAAACCGATCTCCATAAAAAATTTATACTACGCCATGCTGGAAAGCCCCGTCGGCCTGTTGGGCATCGCCGCCACCGATCAGGGCATCTGCAACATCCGTGCGGCACAGAACAGCGAACGCCAGTTCGTGCGGTATCTGGATGAAGTCTATGCCCGTCCGGCGGGTCACAATCCCAAACGCCTGCAACCCGCGCTCGATCAACTGACCGCCTATTTCGAAGGCCGCCTCACCGAGTTCGATTGCAGGCTGGATATCTCCTCTGGCACGCCGTTTCAGCAGCAGGTGTGGCAGCAGTTGCAGACCATTCCCTTCGGCGAGACCCGCAGTTACGGCTGGCTGGCCGAACAGTTGTCGAATCCGCAGGCTCACCGCGCCGTGGGCAACGCCAACGGACGCAACCCCGTGCCCATCATCATCCCCTGTCACCGCGTGATTCAGGCCAATGGCAACCTCGGCGGCTACACGGGCGGACTGCATATCAAGGAATTTCTGCTGGATCTGGAACACGCCCGCCATGCCGTTGTATAG
- a CDS encoding TRAP transporter large permease — translation MTLLLVAAILLLALLGTPLYAIIGLAALLSFHFAGIDSAAVFIELYRVASAPTLLAIPLFTFAGFMLAESRTPQRLTRLTQALLGGVPGGLPWVVLVACAFFTAFTGASGVTIIALGGLLYPLMLKEMYGKNFSLGLMTSSGSLGLLFPPSLPLILYGLIAKVNIDQLFLAGLIPGTLMILILAVYSMVMSKRFGIRRTPFDMQETLGAVKEAAWEIPLPFIILWGIYGGVFTVTEAAAVTVIYVIVVESFVYRDIHPIRDMPDIMKKSMVLVGAILIILGTAMGFTSYLVDEQVPMQLLAFMREYIDDQLTFLIVLNLFLLIVGCMMDIFSAIIVVVPLIVPIAQSFGVDMVHLGVIFLVNLEIGYSTPPVGLNLFIASSRFEEPVVRLYRATLPFLGLRLMGLIAVTYFPALSLFLPNLFGS, via the coding sequence ATGACCCTGCTTCTCGTCGCCGCCATCCTGTTGCTTGCCCTCCTGGGGACGCCTCTGTACGCGATCATCGGTCTGGCTGCTTTATTGTCCTTTCATTTTGCGGGGATCGATTCGGCGGCGGTGTTCATCGAATTGTACCGCGTCGCCAGCGCCCCGACGTTGCTGGCCATCCCGCTGTTCACCTTCGCCGGCTTCATGCTCGCCGAAAGCCGCACGCCACAACGATTGACGCGCCTGACGCAGGCTCTGCTCGGCGGTGTGCCCGGCGGCCTGCCGTGGGTGGTGCTGGTGGCCTGTGCCTTTTTCACCGCCTTCACCGGCGCATCCGGCGTCACCATCATCGCCCTGGGCGGCCTGTTGTACCCGTTGATGCTGAAGGAAATGTACGGCAAAAATTTTTCGCTGGGGTTGATGACCTCATCCGGCAGTCTCGGCCTGTTGTTCCCGCCATCGTTGCCGCTCATCCTCTATGGCCTGATCGCCAAAGTGAATATCGACCAGCTGTTTCTGGCGGGCCTGATACCCGGCACCTTGATGATTCTTATCCTCGCCGTGTACAGCATGGTCATGAGCAAACGCTTCGGCATCCGCCGCACACCCTTCGATATGCAGGAAACGCTGGGTGCGGTCAAGGAAGCCGCGTGGGAAATTCCCCTGCCCTTCATCATTTTATGGGGCATCTACGGCGGCGTGTTCACGGTGACGGAAGCGGCGGCGGTGACCGTCATTTACGTGATCGTCGTCGAGTCGTTCGTGTACCGGGACATCCATCCGATCCGCGACATGCCGGACATCATGAAGAAAAGCATGGTGCTGGTCGGCGCCATCCTCATCATCCTTGGCACGGCAATGGGCTTCACCAGCTACCTGGTGGACGAGCAGGTACCGATGCAATTGCTCGCTTTCATGCGCGAGTACATCGACGACCAGCTGACTTTCCTCATCGTGCTCAATCTGTTCCTGTTGATTGTCGGCTGCATGATGGATATTTTTTCCGCCATCATCGTGGTGGTGCCGTTGATCGTGCCCATCGCCCAGAGTTTCGGCGTGGACATGGTGCACCTGGGTGTGATTTTCCTGGTCAACCTGGAGATCGGCTACTCGACGCCGCCGGTGGGCCTCAATCTGTTCATCGCCAGTTCGCGGTTTGAAGAACCGGTGGTGCGGCTGTACCGGGCCACCCTGCCCTTTCTGGGCCTGCGCCTGATGGGTCTGATAGCAGTCACCTATTTTCCGGCACTCAGTCTGTTCCTGCCCAACCTGTTTGGCAGCTAG
- a CDS encoding TRAP transporter small permease gives MRTVRQFDDLLARLETTALILLLSVMVLLSFGQVVLRNLLGTGILWGDILLRQLVLWVGFLGASLAVRERKHIAIDFLPHFFNATWKKINRIAVDLVTAVISAFLAKAAWDFILFEKEGGSTLFLDIPVWLFQTILPFSFALIALRLILRVVTELISYRTPAE, from the coding sequence ATGCGCACCGTCCGTCAATTCGATGATCTGCTGGCCCGTCTGGAAACCACCGCCCTGATCCTGCTGTTATCGGTCATGGTGCTGCTGTCCTTCGGACAGGTGGTCCTGCGCAATCTCCTGGGCACCGGCATTTTATGGGGAGATATTCTGCTGCGCCAGCTCGTGCTGTGGGTGGGGTTTCTCGGTGCGTCGCTGGCTGTGCGCGAGCGCAAGCACATCGCTATCGATTTTCTGCCGCATTTTTTCAACGCGACCTGGAAAAAAATCAATCGCATCGCTGTGGACCTAGTGACGGCGGTCATCAGCGCCTTTCTGGCGAAGGCCGCGTGGGATTTCATCCTGTTTGAAAAGGAGGGGGGTTCGACGTTGTTTCTGGACATCCCCGTATGGCTGTTCCAGACCATCCTGCCCTTCAGCTTTGCGCTCATCGCACTCCGGCTGATCCTGCGCGTCGTCACCGAGTTGATCTCTTACCGGACACCTGCCGAATGA
- a CDS encoding formylglycine-generating enzyme family protein → MGSGIFTGLRLAGASLLWAGMVASTVAPALAEPVTSEDMILFPAGEFWMGREPGKGLKDEIPRHKVYLDGFWLDRFEVTGGDFEDYLKANPDEHPTITGWWGREPRPDMVDKPVIGLTWQRCRNFCRWQGKRLPTEAEWERAAAGLEGRTYPWGEAPPTPERANFGKCCFIQKGEVLHEVGTLKSGQTPEGVHDLAGNIAEWVYDWYDKAYYSTGDDTNPRGPDSGAYHVVRGGAWNSLPDYMRTSRRYGYDDAKDFYGIGCRCARSASQNP, encoded by the coding sequence ATGGGGAGCGGGATTTTCACTGGATTGCGCCTCGCCGGCGCATCCCTGTTATGGGCCGGGATGGTGGCATCGACGGTGGCCCCGGCGTTGGCGGAGCCGGTGACGAGCGAGGACATGATCCTATTCCCGGCCGGGGAGTTCTGGATGGGCCGCGAGCCGGGCAAGGGGCTGAAGGACGAAATCCCGCGTCACAAGGTGTATCTGGACGGCTTTTGGCTGGATCGGTTTGAAGTGACCGGCGGCGATTTTGAGGACTACCTCAAGGCCAACCCGGACGAGCACCCGACCATCACCGGCTGGTGGGGTCGCGAACCGCGCCCGGACATGGTGGACAAACCGGTGATCGGGCTCACCTGGCAGCGTTGCCGCAACTTCTGCCGCTGGCAGGGCAAGCGTCTGCCCACGGAGGCGGAATGGGAGCGCGCCGCCGCCGGGCTGGAGGGCCGCACCTATCCCTGGGGCGAAGCGCCGCCCACCCCGGAGCGTGCCAATTTCGGCAAATGCTGTTTCATCCAGAAAGGCGAGGTGCTGCACGAGGTCGGAACCCTGAAATCGGGACAGACGCCCGAAGGCGTGCACGACCTGGCCGGGAATATTGCCGAATGGGTGTACGATTGGTATGATAAAGCCTATTATTCGACCGGCGATGACACCAACCCCCGTGGCCCGGATTCCGGCGCCTATCATGTCGTGCGCGGGGGCGCCTGGAACAGCCTTCCCGACTACATGCGGACGTCGCGCCGTTACGGGTACGATGATGCCAAGGACTTTTATGGAATCGGTTGCCGCTGTGCCCGCTCGGCTTCTCAGAATCCCTGA
- the sppA gene encoding signal peptide peptidase SppA: MPEIKPRRMPLIFWKTLLICMLALGISGCTVFEIHLIPPPSPLKEKVLSGEGRTKVLLLEVSGLISNQKSSSMLSAKEEQGMVARIREALNKAEQDDDVRAILLSINSPGGTVTSSDIIYHEIQSFKEKNNVKVYAQIMDLAASGGYYVAQAADKIVAHPTSITGSIGVITLKLNLKGLMDKVGVDFEVVKSGDKKDFLSPFRALTDEERALFQAAIDDMHDRFVEVITKNRRHLSEAQVRKLADGRVFTANQALEAKLIDHIGYLDDTQGIIKKDLALRDFQLVTYHRAGEYKDNIYSLLEAPSINMVNFDFNFLPKTPEPQFLYLWIP; the protein is encoded by the coding sequence ATGCCTGAGATAAAGCCTCGCCGGATGCCGCTCATTTTCTGGAAGACGTTGCTGATTTGCATGCTGGCATTGGGCATTTCCGGTTGCACGGTTTTTGAAATCCATCTGATTCCGCCGCCCTCTCCGCTCAAGGAAAAAGTCCTGTCCGGGGAAGGCCGCACCAAGGTGTTGTTACTGGAAGTCAGCGGTTTGATTTCCAACCAGAAATCCTCCAGCATGCTGTCCGCGAAGGAAGAGCAGGGGATGGTGGCCCGTATCCGCGAGGCATTGAATAAAGCCGAACAGGACGACGACGTCCGCGCCATCCTGCTCAGCATCAACAGCCCCGGCGGCACCGTCACCTCCAGCGATATCATTTATCACGAGATCCAGTCCTTCAAGGAAAAGAACAACGTGAAGGTCTATGCGCAGATCATGGACCTCGCCGCATCCGGCGGTTACTACGTGGCGCAGGCGGCGGACAAGATCGTGGCGCACCCGACCTCGATTACGGGCAGCATCGGCGTCATCACCCTGAAGCTGAATCTGAAGGGACTCATGGACAAGGTCGGCGTCGATTTTGAAGTGGTCAAGTCCGGCGATAAAAAGGATTTCCTGTCGCCGTTCCGGGCGCTGACGGACGAAGAACGCGCTCTGTTTCAGGCAGCCATTGACGACATGCATGATCGCTTTGTGGAAGTGATCACCAAAAACCGCCGTCACCTCAGCGAAGCACAGGTGCGCAAGCTGGCGGACGGACGCGTGTTCACCGCCAATCAAGCGCTGGAAGCAAAACTGATCGATCACATCGGATATCTGGACGACACGCAGGGCATCATCAAAAAGGACCTGGCGTTGCGGGATTTTCAACTGGTCACGTATCACCGGGCCGGCGAATACAAGGACAATATCTATTCCCTGCTCGAAGCGCCATCAATCAATATGGTCAACTTTGATTTCAACTTTCTTCCCAAAACGCCGGAACCGCAATTTCTCTATCTGTGGATTCCGTAA
- a CDS encoding MOSC domain-containing protein gives MITLVSISVGRPATGTYDGGKQFRSGIFKYPVEGPVFLDYTGLEGDGSADLVHHHGLDKAVCVLSHEHLAYWQNANRRDVPPGFFGENLTIEGLPETEVHIGDVFRIGEAEVQCSQPRQPCHNINKRFDDKTMVQRVQDTGFTGYYLRVLKQGWVQAGERLVPLHADAEKLSIDACNRAMFHDRENLEGLRRVMAHPLLSESWKRGLVPLLEKLESRAATSPNDKT, from the coding sequence ATGATCACACTCGTTTCGATCAGCGTCGGCCGGCCCGCGACGGGCACGTATGACGGCGGCAAGCAGTTCCGCTCCGGAATTTTCAAGTACCCGGTGGAGGGGCCCGTGTTTCTCGATTACACCGGGCTGGAGGGCGACGGCAGCGCCGATCTGGTTCATCACCACGGGCTGGACAAGGCGGTATGTGTGCTTTCCCACGAGCACCTGGCCTACTGGCAGAATGCGAACCGGCGCGATGTGCCGCCGGGATTTTTCGGCGAAAACCTGACCATCGAGGGGTTGCCCGAGACGGAGGTTCATATCGGCGACGTGTTCCGCATTGGGGAAGCCGAGGTGCAGTGTTCGCAACCGCGCCAGCCCTGTCACAACATCAATAAACGGTTCGACGACAAGACCATGGTGCAGCGCGTGCAGGACACCGGGTTCACCGGATATTATCTGCGCGTGCTCAAGCAAGGCTGGGTGCAGGCGGGGGAGCGGCTTGTGCCCCTGCACGCTGACGCGGAGAAACTGAGCATCGATGCCTGCAACCGGGCCATGTTTCATGACCGGGAGAATCTGGAAGGATTGAGGCGGGTGATGGCGCATCCGTTGTTGTCCGAGAGCTGGAAGCGCGGACTGGTGCCGCTTCTGGAAAAGCTCGAATCGCGGGCCGCTACGTCCCCAAACGATAAGACCTGA
- the lpdA gene encoding dihydrolipoyl dehydrogenase — protein MTKKRLLVVGAGPGGYAAAFYAADRGMDVTLVNEDKNMGGVCLQRGCIPSKTLLHVARLINETREARQWGLDFGDPKIDVDRLRQWKDQVIGKMSQGLTQLCKQRGVNYVSGRAVFENANRVTVEGHGGLEFDHAIVATGSRPIVPGDFAIDSPRLLDSTSALEIEDIPPRLLVVGGGYIGLEMGTVYAALGSKVTVVEMTDGLLPGVDRDLVRVLQAKLRKDFEAIHLNTRLEALQQTEAGLKVSLKSESESKEEVFDKILISIGRQPNTENLGLERTRVELDKRGFIKVDRQGCTAETSLYAIGDVIGGAMLAHKASYEGKRAVEAMLDESQAVKEPVIPAVVFTDPEIAWCGLTEEQAKAAGREVEVCKFPWGASGRATTLGRNDGQTKLIVEPETGKILGVGLVGTHAGELISEGVLAIQLGASAEDMAHSIHPHPTLSETLMEAAEIYLGAPTHIFKKKR, from the coding sequence ATGACAAAAAAACGTTTGCTGGTCGTTGGAGCCGGACCCGGTGGATATGCGGCGGCATTCTATGCGGCCGACCGGGGCATGGATGTGACCCTGGTCAACGAAGATAAAAATATGGGGGGAGTGTGTCTGCAACGCGGATGCATTCCTTCGAAAACCCTGTTGCATGTGGCGCGTCTGATCAATGAGACCCGCGAAGCGCGGCAATGGGGGCTGGACTTCGGCGACCCAAAAATCGATGTGGACCGCCTGCGCCAGTGGAAAGACCAGGTCATCGGCAAGATGTCGCAGGGCCTCACTCAATTGTGCAAGCAACGCGGTGTGAACTACGTCTCCGGACGCGCCGTGTTTGAAAATGCCAACCGGGTGACGGTGGAAGGGCATGGCGGCCTCGAGTTCGATCACGCCATCGTGGCCACGGGGTCGCGTCCGATCGTTCCCGGAGATTTTGCCATCGACAGCCCGCGCCTGCTCGATTCAACGAGCGCGCTGGAGATCGAGGACATTCCGCCGCGTCTTTTGGTGGTGGGCGGCGGTTACATCGGCCTTGAAATGGGCACGGTGTACGCGGCGCTGGGGTCGAAGGTGACGGTGGTGGAGATGACCGACGGCCTGCTGCCGGGTGTGGACCGCGACCTGGTGCGGGTGCTGCAAGCCAAACTGCGTAAGGATTTCGAAGCGATCCACCTCAACACCCGGCTCGAAGCGTTGCAGCAAACGGAAGCCGGATTGAAGGTTTCGCTGAAAAGCGAGTCGGAGTCGAAAGAGGAAGTGTTCGATAAAATCCTCATCTCGATCGGCCGCCAGCCGAACACGGAAAACCTGGGTCTCGAACGGACACGGGTCGAGCTGGACAAGCGCGGCTTCATCAAGGTGGACAGGCAGGGTTGTACCGCAGAAACTTCCCTCTATGCCATCGGCGATGTCATTGGTGGCGCCATGCTGGCGCACAAGGCGTCCTACGAGGGCAAACGTGCAGTCGAGGCGATGCTGGATGAGTCGCAGGCGGTTAAGGAGCCGGTCATCCCCGCGGTGGTGTTCACCGATCCGGAAATCGCCTGGTGTGGACTGACTGAAGAGCAGGCGAAAGCGGCCGGGCGCGAGGTGGAGGTGTGCAAGTTCCCGTGGGGCGCTTCGGGACGGGCCACCACACTGGGCCGCAATGACGGCCAGACGAAACTGATCGTGGAGCCGGAGACGGGAAAGATTCTCGGCGTCGGGCTGGTCGGCACGCACGCGGGTGAGTTGATTTCCGAAGGCGTGCTGGCCATCCAGCTGGGTGCGAGCGCCGAGGACATGGCGCATTCGATTCATCCCCACCCGACGTTGTCGGAAACGCTGATGGAGGCGGCGGAAATTTATCTCGGTGCGCCGACACACATCTTCAAGAAGAAGCGTTGA